Proteins encoded together in one Polaribacter reichenbachii window:
- a CDS encoding DUF3467 domain-containing protein → MEENQNKDGQLNIELDQEVAEGTYSNLAIINHSMSEFIVDFINIMPGVPKAKVKSRIILTPQHAKRLTKALADNVRKFEQQHGEIKDYEQPPIPMNFGPTGQA, encoded by the coding sequence ATGGAAGAAAACCAAAATAAAGACGGACAATTAAATATAGAATTAGACCAAGAAGTAGCAGAAGGTACCTATTCTAACTTGGCAATAATTAATCATTCTATGTCAGAATTTATTGTAGATTTTATAAATATTATGCCAGGAGTACCAAAGGCAAAAGTAAAATCTAGAATTATATTAACGCCACAACATGCAAAAAGATTAACAAAAGCTTTAGCAGATAATGTTCGTAAATTTGAGCAACAACATGGAGAAATAAAAGATTATGAGCAACCACCAATTCCTATGAATTTTGGACCAACAGGTCAGGCTTAA